ATCACACGGTATTGTTGGTCAACCACCTTGCCCACATGGCATCCGCCATGGTAATGCCAGATGGTGACCACTGTGTCTCTGCAAAACTGCTCCATGGATGTGCTGTCATTTGTGTGCTTGGGTATCAAGTTTATGTTTGCTGTTACACTCATGTTGAGCACCACTTCCATTGGATATCCACCACCATTGAGGGTAAAATTAGTGAAATGGTTTGTCTTCAGTATTCTCTCTATGGTCTTGATCCCATAGACACACCGACTGAGATCCTTTGGGTGCTGGAAGTAGTTGAAGGTAACTGTGGGGTTGCTATTGATGTCAGTATCCACAAGAACTAGATTACCAGTAGACAATGGACCATCAATCTTCGAAAGTATAAAACCCCCACTGAATACTTCTTTGGGTaggttatattttttatgtacatACTTCTTGACTGCATCTAGATTTCTTTGCTTTGGGGGAATCGTTGACAGCTGCCCAATCTACATTGCAGTGACAAAATTCATGAGGGATGATAAGCTTGAAAGTTAGCATGCTTCTCAAAAGTAAATAAGCTTaacgtttttttctttttggctttTACAAATTCAAAGAAGTTTCTTATTATTACAATTTTTTGTCCATAAATAATCCCAGAAGAAACTCTGCTTTAAAACCTTAATTTACTCTAGTTTAAAACCATTGAGATGAATTTCTGTGTACATGTTGGTAGATTCTGGGTTCCTCTGATATCTTAATCCTGGGCTCCTGAAGATAAGCTTAATGAAGTTGCTTACCAAAAACTAAAGATGGCTTTTGACAAGCTAATTTAGCGTGTGTTGTTTTCTGAGAGTGCTGATGTGGATGTTGTTTATGTACACAACTACACAAGCTTTTGTATGATATACACCAACACCCCATGATGCTTAtaaagaattcaaaattttatgcaaGTAAAGTCTTTGAAATTGATGCCAAACCTCAGCGGACATGATTCCATGGTGGCACTGGATACTATCTGGTGACTGGCTGAAACCACTGCTGGCTTCTATGAACGCCCCGCCGTCGGTTATTCCAACAGTCTGAATCAGTGATTGCTTAGGGGCATCCTTGGTAGGTATAAAGATGGAATTCATTGGATTATCTGACATCCCTTTACCCACATGTTCGTTGCGAAGGACTACAGAAATGTTATGCTTTTTAAGTTCCTTTCTGGGTCCAATTCCACTAAGCAACAATAGCTGGGGACTGCCAATTGCACCAGCAGAGATGATAATCTCGCTGTCTCTGTTTCGGGTAAGGAAGGCATGCTGCTGCCCCCCATTCTCATCCTTGAATTCAACACCAATGGTCCTTGGCTTCCTGTGCTCTGTGCAAGAGATGATGTTACTATCGCGTCTGCTGTTAAAGTGGATAGGGATTATAAGAGCTAGGCCTTGCCTTGGATTAATTCTTACCTTGTTCTGTGTTGAAAATTATTCTGGTCACACTAGCATGAAGGAGAACCCTGAGGTTGTTATGATTTCCAGCAGCAAGGAGGTCAGCAGCAGTGTGCCTGTACCCAGCCTCATCAAAGATTGTTCCCCCGACCTTTGTTCCAAAGAGATGATCATAGCTGTATCCATTGTAAGGTGAGACCCCTGCTTCAAGCAGCCCGTCCCGCAGTGCAGCTTGCCACGGTGTAATATTGGGCCAATAAACAATCCTCTCTTCGATCCAAGGGTATGATTGGTTTACCAACTCT
The Oryza glaberrima chromosome 8, OglaRS2, whole genome shotgun sequence DNA segment above includes these coding regions:
- the LOC127782766 gene encoding protein HOTHEAD-like; this translates as MGLINRGVFFKILAFLCFIRSSQGRNHFTTLDLPPLLKASSFSRIQHEAYDYIIVGGGTAGCPLAATLSQKYKVLLLERGGSPYGNRNISHLENFHICLADDSPNSPSQGFISTDGVINARAKVLGGGTSVNAGFYSRADPSFVQDAGWDAELVNQSYPWIEERIVYWPNITPWQAALRDGLLEAGVSPYNGYSYDHLFGTKVGGTIFDEAGYRHTAADLLAAGNHNNLRVLLHASVTRIIFNTEQEHRKPRTIGVEFKDENGGQQHAFLTRNRDSEIIISAGAIGSPQLLLLSGIGPRKELKKHNISVVLRNEHVGKGMSDNPMNSIFIPTKDAPKQSLIQTVGITDGGAFIEASSGFSQSPDSIQCHHGIMSAEIGQLSTIPPKQRNLDAVKKYVHKKYNLPKEVFSGGFILSKIDGPLSTGNLVLVDTDINSNPTVTFNYFQHPKDLSRCVYGIKTIERILKTNHFTNFTLNGGGYPMEVVLNMSVTANINLIPKHTNDSTSMEQFCRDTVVTIWHYHGGCHVGKVVDQQYRVIGVSGLRVIDGSTLFRSPGTNPQATVMMMGRYMGVKILRRRLGRAAGV